A genomic window from Longimicrobiales bacterium includes:
- a CDS encoding gamma-glutamyl-gamma-aminobutyrate hydrolase family protein (Members of this family of hydrolases with an active site Cys residue belong to MEROPS family C26.) gives DFAVDLFYADYGRGVLEAGGVPVFLPLDVDPVDFMGHLDGVLLTGGADIDPARYGHEPQTDAFPPEPLRDDHECAVLQAAVDRSLPTVGICRGLQLINVHAGGTLHQDVPTHAGFDHPTTKEWHGVSFESGSVLAGIYTDDRRVNSLHHQTVDRLGAGLRATAFAEDASIEGLEHESLPIVAVQWHPEMLPGRPGDPLFAWLVEAAAERS, from the coding sequence CCGACTTCGCCGTCGACCTCTTCTACGCCGACTATGGACGTGGCGTGCTGGAGGCAGGCGGGGTGCCGGTGTTCCTCCCCCTCGACGTGGACCCGGTCGACTTCATGGGCCATCTGGACGGCGTGCTGCTCACGGGAGGCGCCGACATCGATCCGGCCAGGTACGGCCACGAGCCGCAGACCGATGCCTTTCCACCGGAGCCACTGCGTGACGACCACGAGTGTGCCGTCCTGCAGGCGGCCGTCGACCGCTCGCTGCCGACGGTCGGCATCTGCCGGGGCCTCCAGCTCATCAACGTGCACGCTGGCGGCACCCTCCACCAGGACGTTCCGACACACGCGGGCTTCGACCACCCCACAACCAAAGAGTGGCACGGGGTCTCCTTCGAATCGGGTTCGGTGCTGGCAGGCATCTACACGGACGACCGTCGGGTCAACTCGTTGCACCACCAGACCGTTGACAGGCTGGGTGCCGGCCTGCGAGCGACGGCCTTCGCCGAGGACGCCTCCATCGAGGGCCTGGAGCACGAGTCGCTCCCAATCGTGGCCGTCCAGTGGCACCCCGAGATGCTCCCGGGCCGACCCGGCGATCCACTCTTCGCCTGGCTGGTCGAAGCGGCTGCAGAGCGATCCTGA